The nucleotide window GGGTCACCAGCTTTTGGCGCCATACGCGCTTTAGATTCTGCTGTTGGTGTCCATTGATGCGCACCTGCAGGGCTTTTTGTTAACTCCCAATCGTAATTTAAAAGTACATCAAAATAATCGGCATCCCATTGTGTTGGGTTTGGTGTCCAAGCACCTTCAATTCCGCTTGTTATCGCATCCTCTAAGACACCACTCTTATAAGTGTTTTTCCAACCTTGACTCATTTCTGCCATTGGTGCACCATGAGGCTCTGCGCCAACATATTGCCCAGGATCCGCCGCACCATGTGCTTTTCCAAAAGTATGTCCTCCTGCAACTAATGCCACAGTTTCTTCATCATTCATAGCCATACGCCCAAAAGTTTCTCTTACATCGTGAGCTGAACCTATAGGATCTGGTTTACCGTCTGGACCTTCAGGGTTAACGTAAATCCAACCCATCATCACTGCTGCAAGAGGGTCTTCTAAATCGCGCTCGGCATAATTATCGTTATTACCATAACGATCATTGTTGGCTCCCCATTCTGTTTCGCTTCCCCAATATATATCCTGTTCTGGCTCCCAAATATCTTCTCTACCACCTGCAAAACCAAAGGTTGGGAATCCCATTGATTCTAAAGCTACATTACCAGCTAAAATCATTAAATCTGCCCAAGAGATTTTGTTACCATATTTCTTTTTTATTGGCCATAACAACAACCTTGCTTTATCCAAATTTCCGTTGTCTGGCCAGCTATTAATTGGCGCAAATCGTTGATTACCTGTACCTGCACCACCTCGTCCATCACCAACTCTGTATGTACCTGCACTATGCCAAGCCATTCTAATCATAAAACCTCCATAATGCCCATAATCTGCAGGCCACCAGTCTTGTGAATCGGTCATTAGTTTTGTTAAATCTTGTTTTAATTCCTCGTAGTTAATACTGTTAAATGCTTTTGCGTAATCAAAATCTTCACCTAATGGATTAGACTTAGAGGCGTGTTGTCTTAAAATATTTAGTTTTAATTCGTTAGGCCACCAATCTCTGTTTCTTACTCCGCCTCCTCCGACAGTATTTTGTTTACCACTTAAAAAAGGGCACTTGCTAGCATCGCTTTCATTAAGCCCTGTCTTATTGTTATCCATTTTTTTTATTTTTTAATTAATTTTTCCTTTATAAAATTATGAAATTAAGTAGTGCCAACTCGTTAAAAACATATTATCTATTTATTTTTTTATAGACATTATCTATAATATAATTATTTGGAATTATTTTAAACAATAGAAATCCATCTTCTTTTGTTTAATTTATAAGACGTTTTAATGAACTTTATACATAAAATGCTAAACACAAGTGTTAAAGACTTGGATTGAAAAAGAATGATTATTAATTTTAGAAATAAAAGCGCTTATGTTATTGAAAAACGTAAACCTTGAAGAAAAAATCCAAAAGCTTAAAAACAAAAGCTTTTCCGAAGATGATATCTTAACTGCTGTAAAGGATATATTAAAAGAAGATGGCAAAAAAGACGATGAAGTTTTGAAAACGTTATCTGGTCGTAACACGGCTTCTACAAACGCTTTTAATGTAGACTTATTAGAAACTAACAACATCTATCACATTGATCAAATTAAAAAAATGTGTGTAGATTATAGATTACGTTTTTTAGACAGCAGGTTTTTTAAAGCCAAATTGCCTTACGAAGCCATTTCTAAGATTAAGCAGCTAGAAAAAGAACATGGCACAGTATTAAATGGATTTAAAATAATGGCTCCCTCTAAGTTGTTTAAGCTAGAAAATTACGATGACCCTTTACTGTTTGCTCCCATAGGTAATGGCTACTATTATCTTATCCACAAATGGGGAAATGATTTAAGTCCATTTAGAAAATTATTAGCTTGGCCATTTAAACATTTTGAAAATTTTGTTTTTTGCGTCTTTATTTTAAGTATGCTTTTAACAGGATTAGTACCCGATGGTACTTTTCATGGTGAAAAAACCTCTGAAAATGCTGGCGTTATATTTTTGTTTATGTTTAAATCTCTAGTTGCTGTAACACTATACTATGGGTATTTATCCGGAAAAAACTTTAGTGTTTCAGTTTGGGACAGTAAATATTACAACAATTAATTGGTGTAACTTTTTGAAGTTTTTTGTAACTTATTAAAATATAAAATTTGGTTTGGTATGAACACTTCAGAATACAGTAAAATATACGAGGGTAATTTTGTTTTAATTACCAGAATTAAAAGCGAACTAGAAAGCAATGGTATTAATCCTATCATTAAAGATGAAGGCGAGTCTCAACGGCTAGCTGGTTACGGCTCGCTTAATCAAGGTTTCCAAGAGATCTATGTTAATAATGAAGAATTAGACAAGGCACTTGCTATCGTAGAAGTAGTTAAAGCTGAGATGGAGGCTGATTCTTAGTATGCAGTACTAAGTACTAAGTAAATCAGTCGTTCAGTTACTAAACTATTAAGCCTCAACAGCATACATTTTCTCACGCTGTTCCTTTATCTTTTTGTCGCTCATGTATTCATCAAATGTCATGTAACGATCTATAACTCCATTTGGTGTAAGCTCTATAATTCTGTTTCCTACCGTTTGTGCAAACTCGTGATCGTGCGTGGTTAGCAATACAGTGCCTTTAAAGTTTTTAAGCGCATTGTTAAATGCGGTAATACTCTCAAGATCTAAGTGGTTTGTTGGTTCATCTACCATAACAACGTTAGCTCTCATCATCATCATTCGGCTAAGCATACAACGTACTTTTTCACCACCAGATAATACATCTGCAGTTTTTAGGGCTTCTTCACCACTAAATATCATTTTCCCCAAGAAACCTCTTATGTAGACTTCTTCCCGCTCTTCTTCAGTAGTTGCCCATTGACGTAACCAATCAACTAAAGTTAACTTGTTATCAAAATACTCACTGTTATCTAGTGGCAAGTACGATTGTGTTGTTGTAACTCCCCAAGAAAATTTTCCTTCATCTGGGTTTTGCTTGCCGTTTATAATTTCATAAAACGCAGTAGAGGCTCTGGAGTCTTTAGAACAAATAACAACCTTATCGCCTTTTGCAAGGTTAATGTCTATATCTTTAAATAACACTTCGCCATCAATACTTGCTGCTAAACCCTCTACATTTAAAATCTGATCACCAGCTTCACGCTCACGCTCAAAAATTATTGCAGGATATCGACGACTGCTAGGCTTAATGTCTGCAATATTTAGTTTATCAATCATCTTCTTTCTACTTGTTGCTTGCTTGGATTTCGCAACATTTGCAGAAAAACGACGTATAAATTCTTCTAATTCTTTCTTCTTTTCTTCAGCCTTTTTGTTTTGTTGTGCACGCTGTTTGGCAGCTAACTGAGACGACTCGTACCAAAAGGTATAGTTACCGGAATAGTGATTTATTTTTCCGAAATCTATGTCCGAGATATGCGTACAAACGGCATCCAAGAAGTGACGGTCGTGAGACACTACAATAACACAATTGTCATAATGAGCTAAGAAATTCTCTAACCAAGAGATAGTTTCATAATCCAAATCGTTGGTAGGCTCATCCATAATCAATACGTCAGGATTTCCAAATAAAGCCTGTGCTAATAACACACGTACTTTTTGCTTACCATCTAAGTCTCCCATTAAGGAATAATGTAAGTCTTCCTTAATCCCTAGGTTAGATAGCATGGCAGCGGCATCACTATCAGCATTCCAGCCGTTCATTTCTTCAAACTCCACTTGGAGCTCTCCAATTTTCTCAGCATTTTCATCTGAGTAATCTGCATATAAGGCGTCTATTTGGGTTTTTAACTTATACAATGGTTTATTACCCTTAAGAACCGTTTCTAAAACAGTATCCTCGTCGTGCTTATTATGATTTTGCTCCAGTACAGACATACGCTTGCCTGGCTCTAAATGTACATGACCTGAAGTTGGATCCATTTTTCCTGCTAAAATCTTCAAAAAAGTAGATTTTCCTGCACCATTAGCACCAATAATTCCATAACAATTACCATTATTAAAAGTGGTGTTTACTTCATCAAAAAGGATACGTTTTCCAAATTGAACAGATAGATTAGAAACTGATAACATAACTTACAATTTTAGTCTTTTTAGCCTTTTGTTAATTAAAGGCATTTTTTGAGAGTGCAAAAGTAGAAAAATTAAGCGATTGAGCGAAATAAATGGTTGCTATAACAAGATTTAACTAGGTATTAACAAGACTTCATGTTATCATCATATATTTTTGTTTGCAAACTGTAGTAAAATCCCCATGCTATTTAGATTTATTGTACTTTCACTCTTTATGCTTATCACTGTTGGTTGCAAGGTAAACACTAACAATAGTGATGAATATGCCTATATTGGAGGTGAAATTATTAATCCTAAAAACAACAACGTTATCTTGTACAACACTAAAGGAAAAGTTGTTGATTCTGTAACACTAGATAGTAATAATAGGTTTATTTACAAAATTGAAAATCTAGATCCTGGATTACACTCTTTTACACATGGTGGTGAATATCAACTTATTCTTTTAGAACCTAATGATAGTGTTATGTTTAGATTAAACACGTACGATTTTGACGAATCTCTCGTGTTTACTGGCGAAGGAGCTCGAAAAAACAATTATCTTATTGACACGTATTTAGCTAACGAACAACACGCTAAAAAATTGGTACATTATGCCAAAATGGATCCTGAGGAATTTAACGCATTTATAGATGAAAGACGCAACAAAGAACTAACAAAATTTCAAAACTTCTTATTAGACAAGGACGAATCTGAATTATTTAAGTCTATTATTGAAACCAATATTAACTACAATTCTTACGCGGATAAGGAGATATATCCATTTGCGTACTTCGGAAACAATAAGCTTATACATATAAAGGATTTACCAGAAGATTTCTATACACACAGAAAATCTGTTGATTACAATGCTACCCATCTCAGTCACTTATATGCTTACAATCGATTTTTATTTTCTCATATCGATAATCTAGCAGCGCAGAACTATTATAAGAAGCATAATTTTCATAGTGCCTTTGATAGACATGCTATGGAATACAATAAGTCTAAGTTAGATTTAATTGACAGTATTATTTCTGATGAAACGATTAAGAATAATCTTTTAAAATATAAAACCAGAGATTTTGTAAGCTACAACCATACTGAAGCCGAAGCTGATGAAATCTTGAACTATTATCTACCAAAAAGCACCAACGAAGAGGATAAGGAAAGTATTAAAGAGCTTGTTTGTTCGCTCAAGCTTTTAAGGCAAGGTAACCCTATTCCTAATCTAGAAATTGTAAATTATGACAATACTGAACACAACCTTAATTCGATAATAGAAAAGCCTACTATTATTTATTTTTGGTCATCTAATTCTAAAATGCAGTACAGAAACAGTCATTATAAAGTTAAGAGTTTAAAAAACGTATTCCCTCAGGTGGAATTTGTTTCAATTAATCTTAATGCTAACGACGATAAATCTTGGAAAAGCATTATAAATAATTACGATTTTCCAACTGAAAATGAGTATAAATTTAAATATCCTGTAAAAGCAAGAAAAGTACTGGCGGTTAATTATCTTAATAAAGCCATTATAGTTAACGAGAACGGAATGATTTTACACCCTAATGTTAATATTTTTAAATCTGATTTTACAGAAATGCTTGGAGATATGTTGCAAAAAAAACACCTCATTGCTAAACAATAAGGTGTCTGCGATTATTTTTAAGCATTTACTTTATTAATTTCCTTTTTTATAGTCCGCTAAGAATTTTTCTAAACCAATGTCAGTTAATGGATGCTTTAATAATCCAGTGATTGAACTTAAAGGTCCTGTCATAACATCTGCACCTAATTTTGCACAATCTATAACATGCATAGTATGACGTACAGAGGCTGCTAATATCTCTGTATCAAAAGCATAGTTATCAAAAATATGTCGGATTTCTGCAATAAGATTTAAACCATCAGTAGAAATATCATCTAAACGACCAATAAATGGAGACACATAGGTAGCACCAGCTTTTGCTGCTAATAATGCTTGACCTGGAGAAAATACCAACGTTACGTTTGTTTTAATTCCTCTATCAGAAAAGTATTTACAAGCCTTTACACCATCCTTAATCATAGGAAGCTTAATAACAATCTGGTCGTGCAACTCAGCTAAGGCCTCTCCTTCTCTTACCATACCTTCAAAATCTGTAGAAATAACTTCTGCTGAAACGTCTCCATCTACGATATTACAAATATCTACATAGTGCTTCATAATGTTATCTACACCTGTAATGCCTTCCTTAGCCATTAACGATGGATTCGTTGTTACACCATCTAAAATACCCATATCCTGAGCTTCTTTAATCTGGTCTAAATTGGCTGTGTCAATAAAAAATTTCATTTAAGTAAATTTATTTTGTTGTGTTTTTTAGTTGCCGCGAATTTACAACTATTACGACTGATGACTTTAAAGATTTTAATAAAATATATTAACAAGTTGTAAAATACAAAATGTAGTCTATTCTATAATAAGTGTATAGGTTTTAGAAGTTCTATAACTACACAAGTCATCAACATTATCATCAAAATCATTTCTAAATGGACCATCTACTTCGAGAAAAATAGTAATTTCAAAAATCCCTGCTTCTTCTGGTGTACCTTCTAAACTAATGGTTCTAAAGTTTACAAAGTAGTCCATTCCCAAAGGCAAACCCTCTACATCAAAATAATAGTCATAATCGTTATCTCTAGGTTCGTTATTTATCTCTGCGTCTAAATCTACATAGTAATAATCTTCTGTATTACCAATAGGAAATTGTTTATTAGGCAGCTCTGGCTCTTTAGGAAAAATACATAGTGGCTCTTCGCAACCCAAAAGCGTACTTAAGGATAAAATAGCGAGTAGTAGCGTTCTTTTCATGATAGGTATTTTAGATGTACATATCAAATAGTGTACCAAAACCTTTTAAATATTGTAATGGTTCATCAATAGTTTCTCGTAGATTTTATCTGGCAAAACGCGTTTAAGCACAATAGAAAACTTCTGCATAAATGCACCAACTTTGTAATGAATTTTAGGAGATTTAGTTTCAATAATTCTAAAAATAGCCTCTGCCATTTCTTTAGGATCTCCACCTTCATCAACATGTTCATCCATTGTTTTTAAAGAATGTCCATACTTTTCTTTGTATGGTGAATCTTCTAAAACGGGTGCATGATATCTGCCTGCGGCAATGTTTGTGGCAAAATCTCCTGGAGCAACATTGGTCATTTCTATATTAAAATCCTTAAGCTCCATCCTAAATGCTTCAGTTATAATTTCTAAAGCTCCTTTACTGGCACTGTAAATTCCTCTAAACGGTAAACCCATATAACCTGCAATTGAGGTGATGTTAATAATTAAGCCCGAGTTTTGAGCTCTCATAGCAGGCAATGTAGCCTTTATAACATTGATAGGTCCAAAAAAATTAGTCTCAAAGTTTCGTTTTATCTCTGCATCCGGAATTTCTTCCACAGGACCCGTAATACCAGCACCAGCATTATTTATAAGGACATCTATTCTGCTTTCTTGTTTTAAAACTTCAGCAATACACGACCAAATCGTTTCAGGTTTTGTAACATCTAAAGCCACAATAGGAAATTTACTGTTTGGATAATGCTTTGGATTTCTGCTGGTTCCATAAACCTTAAACCCTTTTTGCTGCAAAAATTCGCCTACTGATTTACCTATTCCTGAAGACCCTCCAGTTATTAAAACAACTTTAGACATTTTATTAAGTTAGAAGTTGGAAGTTAAAAGTACAAAGTTTTAGATAGTTCTAAAACATTCAATACTTCATTTTAGCGCATAAAAAAAGGCAAGCTACCTACATCACACCGCTACGACCGCGTACCTTTGCTACGTTCCCGTCCTGGAGGATTAAGCAGGAGCTGGTTGTGTAGGACTTGCCTGGTGGCAAAGATACAACCTTTTAATACTTTAACAATGATTTTTAAACTGAATTTTATTTAATACCTTTCCTGAAAATTCTAAGACATTCATGCAATTTTACAAGTACCTCATTATCTTTTGCTTAAGCCTGGCTTTAATTAATTGTGGAGAAACCAATACCGCAAGTCAAACAGGATTATCTATTGATCTAAACACAAAGTCGTTATTATTGGGCGATAGGTTAAACCTTAGCATCAGCAACCCTAAAAAGTTAAATATTACAAATATTAGTTACCAACTAGAGGGTAAATCCATTGCTAAAGATGCTGTGCTAGAAAATATAACCTTAGGGGAAAAATCTCTAGTTGCTACCATTACATATGATGATAAAACCGAAACCATTAGTAAAACCATTACTATTTACAACAACAGCATCCCTTCTATTTACAATTACGACATTGTAAACACTTACCCTCACGACATTACATCTTACACGCAAGGCCTAGAGTTTTACAATGGTGAGTTGTACGAAAGTACTGGTCAGTACAACGAATCAAAGCTTAGAAAAGTAAATTTTGAAACTGGTGAAGTTTTAAAAAACATTAACCTTGATAACAATTTTTTTGGTGAAGGTTTAACAATTTTAGATGAAAAACTTTACCAATTAACATGGAGAGCAAAGCGTGGCTTTGTATACGATGTAAACACGTTTGAAAAACTAAAAACCTTCAATTACGGCACAAGTAAAGAAGGTTGGGGAATTTGTAACGACGGTAAACAACTGTATAAATCTGATGGTACCGAAAAAATCTGGATTCTTAATCCCGATAATTTATCTGAAGTCAGCCATATCGAAGTATATACTGAAAAAGGCAAAATTCCAGCTTTAAATGAGCTCGAGTGGATTGATGGTAAAATATTTGCCAA belongs to Winogradskyella sp. J14-2 and includes:
- the katG gene encoding catalase/peroxidase HPI; this translates as MDNNKTGLNESDASKCPFLSGKQNTVGGGGVRNRDWWPNELKLNILRQHASKSNPLGEDFDYAKAFNSINYEELKQDLTKLMTDSQDWWPADYGHYGGFMIRMAWHSAGTYRVGDGRGGAGTGNQRFAPINSWPDNGNLDKARLLLWPIKKKYGNKISWADLMILAGNVALESMGFPTFGFAGGREDIWEPEQDIYWGSETEWGANNDRYGNNDNYAERDLEDPLAAVMMGWIYVNPEGPDGKPDPIGSAHDVRETFGRMAMNDEETVALVAGGHTFGKAHGAADPGQYVGAEPHGAPMAEMSQGWKNTYKSGVLEDAITSGIEGAWTPNPTQWDADYFDVLLNYDWELTKSPAGAHQWTPTAESKARMAPKAGDPNGKQALMMTTADIALKMDPEYLKISQKFHKDHKAFEDAFARAWYKLTHRDMGPIDRYLGPEVPKEQLLWQDPIPKVDYTLSDSDIESLKKMILASGLSIPELVRTAWASASTYRDTDKRGGANGARVRLEPQRSWKVNNPKELDKVLNVLEGIQNEFKGTVSMADLIVLAGNAAIEEAASKAGHNVSVPFAQGRGDATQEQTDIEQFNYLKPLGDGFRNYMNANLDVKAEDLLVDKANLMALSIPEMTVLVGGMRVLGANYDSSKHGVFTDNVGHLTNDFFKNLVDMTYTWSATSEDETHFEGRDRRTGEVKFTGTRADLIFGSNTELRAVCEVYAADDAEEKFVNDFVAAWTKVMNADRFDLKK
- a CDS encoding putative signal transducing protein — translated: MNTSEYSKIYEGNFVLITRIKSELESNGINPIIKDEGESQRLAGYGSLNQGFQEIYVNNEELDKALAIVEVVKAEMEADS
- a CDS encoding ABC-F family ATP-binding cassette domain-containing protein is translated as MLSVSNLSVQFGKRILFDEVNTTFNNGNCYGIIGANGAGKSTFLKILAGKMDPTSGHVHLEPGKRMSVLEQNHNKHDEDTVLETVLKGNKPLYKLKTQIDALYADYSDENAEKIGELQVEFEEMNGWNADSDAAAMLSNLGIKEDLHYSLMGDLDGKQKVRVLLAQALFGNPDVLIMDEPTNDLDYETISWLENFLAHYDNCVIVVSHDRHFLDAVCTHISDIDFGKINHYSGNYTFWYESSQLAAKQRAQQNKKAEEKKKELEEFIRRFSANVAKSKQATSRKKMIDKLNIADIKPSSRRYPAIIFEREREAGDQILNVEGLAASIDGEVLFKDIDINLAKGDKVVICSKDSRASTAFYEIINGKQNPDEGKFSWGVTTTQSYLPLDNSEYFDNKLTLVDWLRQWATTEEEREEVYIRGFLGKMIFSGEEALKTADVLSGGEKVRCMLSRMMMMRANVVMVDEPTNHLDLESITAFNNALKNFKGTVLLTTHDHEFAQTVGNRIIELTPNGVIDRYMTFDEYMSDKKIKEQREKMYAVEA
- a CDS encoding TlpA family protein disulfide reductase — its product is MLFRFIVLSLFMLITVGCKVNTNNSDEYAYIGGEIINPKNNNVILYNTKGKVVDSVTLDSNNRFIYKIENLDPGLHSFTHGGEYQLILLEPNDSVMFRLNTYDFDESLVFTGEGARKNNYLIDTYLANEQHAKKLVHYAKMDPEEFNAFIDERRNKELTKFQNFLLDKDESELFKSIIETNINYNSYADKEIYPFAYFGNNKLIHIKDLPEDFYTHRKSVDYNATHLSHLYAYNRFLFSHIDNLAAQNYYKKHNFHSAFDRHAMEYNKSKLDLIDSIISDETIKNNLLKYKTRDFVSYNHTEAEADEILNYYLPKSTNEEDKESIKELVCSLKLLRQGNPIPNLEIVNYDNTEHNLNSIIEKPTIIYFWSSNSKMQYRNSHYKVKSLKNVFPQVEFVSINLNANDDKSWKSIINNYDFPTENEYKFKYPVKARKVLAVNYLNKAIIVNENGMILHPNVNIFKSDFTEMLGDMLQKKHLIAKQ
- the fsa gene encoding fructose-6-phosphate aldolase, which gives rise to MKFFIDTANLDQIKEAQDMGILDGVTTNPSLMAKEGITGVDNIMKHYVDICNIVDGDVSAEVISTDFEGMVREGEALAELHDQIVIKLPMIKDGVKACKYFSDRGIKTNVTLVFSPGQALLAAKAGATYVSPFIGRLDDISTDGLNLIAEIRHIFDNYAFDTEILAASVRHTMHVIDCAKLGADVMTGPLSSITGLLKHPLTDIGLEKFLADYKKGN
- a CDS encoding SDR family oxidoreductase, producing MSKVVLITGGSSGIGKSVGEFLQQKGFKVYGTSRNPKHYPNSKFPIVALDVTKPETIWSCIAEVLKQESRIDVLINNAGAGITGPVEEIPDAEIKRNFETNFFGPINVIKATLPAMRAQNSGLIINITSIAGYMGLPFRGIYSASKGALEIITEAFRMELKDFNIEMTNVAPGDFATNIAAGRYHAPVLEDSPYKEKYGHSLKTMDEHVDEGGDPKEMAEAIFRIIETKSPKIHYKVGAFMQKFSIVLKRVLPDKIYEKLLMNHYNI
- a CDS encoding glutaminyl-peptide cyclotransferase, with the protein product MQFYKYLIIFCLSLALINCGETNTASQTGLSIDLNTKSLLLGDRLNLSISNPKKLNITNISYQLEGKSIAKDAVLENITLGEKSLVATITYDDKTETISKTITIYNNSIPSIYNYDIVNTYPHDITSYTQGLEFYNGELYESTGQYNESKLRKVNFETGEVLKNINLDNNFFGEGLTILDEKLYQLTWRAKRGFVYDVNTFEKLKTFNYGTSKEGWGICNDGKQLYKSDGTEKIWILNPDNLSEVSHIEVYTEKGKIPALNELEWIDGKIFANIYQKNGVVIINPKTGGVEGVINFTPLRKLVTQHNELDVLNGIAYHPERKTIFVTGKNWDKLFEVKIKKQ